From Manihot esculenta cultivar AM560-2 chromosome 18, M.esculenta_v8, whole genome shotgun sequence:
ATATTTATAAGTTCACAAGAGATTGTGGCATAAGCTTGCATCAAATAAAGAGAAGAATGGCTTGCTAACACAAAGTTGCCCTCCTAACACTTGTGCTGTTTACATTCTAAGTTAAGGCATCATCCATCAATGTAAAACTGTCATAAAAAAAACATTGCCTATAATTTATACAAACTTCCACAAGTTCCATACAACTAATTGGCCAGTCCATTCTCGCCAATATTGTTTTACCTTATTTGAATATCTGAACTCAGAAGAAAGAAGTAGCTTCTGCCAGGATGAGAAATGAAAACAAGGCATTCTACTTGCTCTGAACTTGCCaaacataaaagaataatataCCTGAATATGATGATCTGATCTGGTTTCCTTTTACCTGAACTGGTATAAAAATCCAACAGAAGCTCCCtgtaaaggaagaaaaagaaaaggcaatACATTACCAGGCGTTCTGCAACAACTTCAGAAATAAAAAGCACAACCAAAATCTTGAGCATGGCATTCCACAATCATATACCTCCTAATTCCAACTACAAAGAAAAACACATTGATCAACCAGTTAATATAAGATCAATATTCCACCTAATCATTCCTTCATCCTCAGTTTCTGACACTCGTTTGTATAGAGAGTCTATCATTTCCACCTTTGGAGACTGAGTGCGAACTGATGCCCTGTAACGAGAAATCAATGGCCAATTCCTGGAACTGACCACCTACAATTTCAACAGTAATAGTAGATTATCAATAATTCTACATTAAATCAAAAGCTTAAGTTCTCCAAGCATTCCTTTAAACACAGAATTAAAGAAGTACAACCACTAAAAGTAACAATGAATACCGCAGCAATGGACGGGCAATCAGAATGCCCAGGAGAGCCATGTGATACATCCATCCCAAGTATGATTGTAGGAACCTTAGAAACAACCGGAATAGAAGGAGTATGTTCAACTGATAACATAGAATTTAACCCACCAAGCTGCAATAAATTCAAGAAAAATAAGGGAGATGTTAATGGCctcaaatgctcaaaacaaTGCTTTATAtgccaaaaataaaaaagggaaAAACGGGGAACAAAACACATTAGAATTTAGTGAAAACAGATTTCCATGGAATATCACACCTTTGCATTGATCTTCAACAGAAGATTAGTCAGATACTGGTCATTGACCCTTTGAGGAGCCAGGCACTGGGTGACAATTCCAAACTCAGCAAGATTTTTCTTCTTCCAAGGGCCTTAAGAGATTGAAATGGTTTTCAGTAATCAAATGCCAAAAAGAACCTCACTATTGAAaatgtataaaataaaatcaaatcacCGACCATATATATCTGAGTTTTTCCTCTCCGGGAGTAAACACAATAGGAACTTGGGGGCACCAGGAAGTTTAGACTGTATCTCCTCAAACATTTTCTCCACTCTAACTGTAGGTGGAGCTCGCCTAAACTGTGGATTCTCCTCAAATACATCAAAGGGAGCCTCCATAGGctacaaaagaaaataaaaaagaaatccaTTTAGCTGCtagatataaatattattgttttaaaCAAATCAGGATAACTTACAATTCCTTTCATATCTGCACATCTTGTAAGGTCTCTTACAAGGCTACGAACATCACATCGCGCTGAGAAGTTCACAACAGCCCATCTTTCTATCTTACTAGGCTCCACGAGTTTCTTTAATAGAAATGAACGCTAGTTAGAAAATCAATCAAAACCATATTCAGATTCAGAGGTAAGTGAAATAAGCACCTTGTTATTAAAATTCCACCGCCCATTCCGGGGAAAGAAATCCTCCCCATTGCCTACTTTTAGCTGTCAATGAATGTAATAAAAGTCAACATAAACATCACCACAGCGGATAACCAAGACAACTGAATTCATCTTCAAATTGCAGAAACAAAAGTACCAATAAATATAACTGATCAAAATGATGCAAAGAAGTTATAAGTCAGACATACCCTTGGAGCAGGCAAAACACGGCCTTCAATATCAGCAAAATTAGTACTGATTGAAATGCCACAAGAACGTAGCATAGGTTCAGCATCATATTTGCTGCTTTTAAGAGCCTGAAACAAAAAAGATCACCATAACATATTTATGAGGGCCAAAATGATAGAAACTAAAAGTTTCAGGGATAAAGCCTACATTTGTTAAAGTACTCATCCTCTCTTGGGGTTTTTGCCTTGATTTCTCCACCAGGGAAGCTCTTTGGAGAGTATTGAGTGCTTTCGTGTATCGTTGCAAGGACACCAAAGTACAAAGCTAAAAGCAAAAAGATAGCAAAAGAAATGAAattcagtatagatatgtagaCTGAGCAATGTATTAAATGATTCACCTCAATCGGAATATAAGTAGGGCGCTTTGGCTTCCCAACGTTAATGCAAGGCAAATCAGCAGAATAGCGCAAATCTATATGACGATGATTAACAAAATAGTCATAAACAGTTAATTCCAGAGGTTCACCATCCCCATCCCTTTTTTGTTTAAGTTGAAACCTGCAGAGCAAGTAAAAGTAACATATTGAAGCTTTGAAGTTGCAGAGGACTAGCACAAAATATACAAGTAGAAACAAATACAAGTTTATAGAACAGCAGCAAAACGACGCATACATTTGCTCTCTGCATGGTTTGTCACTCAGACCAGTTATCTTGTACTCCTGGTTCGAGGGGCTAGCTTTGATCCTCAGGTTTTTAAGAGTTCGTTTTGCCTGTCAACAAACCCAAAAATCAAGTCTACAAAGTGAAAAGAGAAATTGCACAAAATATACACAATGTTTCTTACCTTAGCCCAGTCAAGTTGAAAGGGGTCTCTTGCATTTTGGTTGGCAATTAGAAAATCCACAACCGGCCCAGGCTGAATTATCATGGTTGTAGATACATCTAAACAGAAAAGCAACAAGTTCaagaaaaaagataataatCTAAACATACAGCCAGTAGTTAAATGTTGATACCAATATTCAGAGATAAGCCCCCCTGAGTGGTTCTAAAACTCGAGTGAAACCCTTTACAACCCAGAACACCACCCCCAACATCTGCGAAATTCCTTGGATCATTGTGAAAAAAGTTCTGGCGAACAAGGAGGCAACCCCTGCAGCAATAGACAGATTTCAACAAGCTAAACCCTCGCAAATCACAAGGGTCAAAGAGTGGGGGTAGCAATTCTGAACTTACTGTTTAGCTGCATGCTGACGCAATATGATGTCCAGAACCCTTATGGCTTCTTGAGAGTTCTCCGACTCCTGCCCCCG
This genomic window contains:
- the LOC110606518 gene encoding protein argonaute 4 isoform X2, encoding MDSIEPEKNGSQQDLPPPPPVVPPNLVPLKVETEPVKKKPARVPIARRGFGSKGQKISLLTNHFKVNVTNVEGYFYHYSVSLSYEDGRPVDGKGVGRKVIDRVQETYDSELDGKNFAYDGEKSLFTIGSLPRNKLEFTVVLEDVTSNRNNGNASPEGHGSPNESDRKRLRRPYHSKTFKVEISFAAKIPMQAIANALRGQESENSQEAIRVLDIILRQHAAKQGCLLVRQNFFHNDPRNFADVGGGVLGCKGFHSSFRTTQGGLSLNIDVSTTMIIQPGPVVDFLIANQNARDPFQLDWAKAKRTLKNLRIKASPSNQEYKITGLSDKPCREQMFQLKQKRDGDGEPLELTVYDYFVNHRHIDLRYSADLPCINVGKPKRPTYIPIELCTLVSLQRYTKALNTLQRASLVEKSRQKPQERMSTLTNALKSSKYDAEPMLRSCGISISTNFADIEGRVLPAPRLKVGNGEDFFPRNGRWNFNNKKLVEPSKIERWAVVNFSARCDVRSLVRDLTRCADMKGIPMEAPFDVFEENPQFRRAPPTVRVEKMFEEIQSKLPGAPKFLLCLLPERKNSDIYGPWKKKNLAEFGIVTQCLAPQRVNDQYLTNLLLKINAKLGGLNSMLSVEHTPSIPVVSKVPTIILGMDVSHGSPGHSDCPSIAAVVSSRNWPLISRYRASVRTQSPKVEMIDSLYKRVSETEDEGMIRELLLDFYTSSGKRKPDQIIIFRDGVSESQFNQVLNIELDQIIEACKFLDEKWNPKFVVIVAQKNHHTKFFQKGSPDNVPPGTVIDNKVCHPRNNDFYLCAHAGMIGTTRPTHYHVLLDEVGFSADDLQDLVHSLSYVCANMLCSPGCHPDGIVHEVRRHF
- the LOC110606518 gene encoding protein argonaute 4 isoform X1, producing the protein MDSIEPEKNGSQQDLPPPPPVVPPNLVPLKVETEPVKKKPARVPIARRGFGSKGQKISLLTNHFKVNVTNVEGYFYHYSVSLSYEDGRPVDGKGVGRKVIDRVQETYDSELDGKNFAYDGEKSLFTIGSLPRNKLEFTVVLEDVTSNRNNGNASPEGHGSPNESDRKRLRRPYHSKTFKVEISFAAKIPMQAIANALRGQESENSQEAIRVLDIILRQHAAKQGCLLVRQNFFHNDPRNFADVGGGVLGCKGFHSSFRTTQGGLSLNIDVSTTMIIQPGPVVDFLIANQNARDPFQLDWAKAKRTLKNLRIKASPSNQEYKITGLSDKPCREQMFQLKQKRDGDGEPLELTVYDYFVNHRHIDLRYSADLPCINVGKPKRPTYIPIELCTLVSLQRYTKALNTLQRASLVEKSRQKPQERMSTLTNALKSSKYDAEPMLRSCGISISTNFADIEGRVLPAPRLKVGNGEDFFPRNGRWNFNNKKLVEPSKIERWAVVNFSARCDVRSLVRDLTRCADMKGIPMEAPFDVFEENPQFRRAPPTVRVEKMFEEIQSKLPGAPKFLLCLLPERKNSDIYGPWKKKNLAEFGIVTQCLAPQRVNDQYLTNLLLKINAKLGGLNSMLSVEHTPSIPVVSKVPTIILGMDVSHGSPGHSDCPSIAAVVSSRNWPLISRYRASVRTQSPKVEMIDSLYKRVSETEDEGMIRELLLDFYTSSGKRKPDQIIIFRDGVSESQFNQVLNIELDQIIEACKFLDEKWNPKFVVIVAQKNHHTKFFQKGSPDNVPPGTVIDNKVCHPRNNDFYLCAHAGMIGTTRPTHYHVLLDEVGFSADDLQDLVHSLSYVYQRSTTAISVVAPICYAHLAATQMGSFMKFEDTSETSSSHGGVTSAGAVPVPQLPKLQDKVCNSMFFC